In one Gopherus evgoodei ecotype Sinaloan lineage chromosome 1, rGopEvg1_v1.p, whole genome shotgun sequence genomic region, the following are encoded:
- the LOC115648064 gene encoding olfactory receptor 52N4-like produces the protein MVTSELIPETATRRHPPGVLSISKVDLHIDDIMAALNFTQSDPSTFILMGIPGMEDVHIWISIPYSTSYIFCLLGNFMVLFVVSKEETLQKPMYLLICMLALTDITKSSTIVPKALCIFWFNLKGITMGGCLTQIFFIHSVNFVQSGVLMLMAIDRYVAICNPLRYPTILTNARVVTLGLACLVRALLFMVPLPLTLSRLPFCDNRIIPQIQCEHMLLAMISCGDISFNRTYSFVIPFLLMGSDLMLIVLSYGLIIRAILRISSKRAHQKALNTCTIHICVLVTFYTPVLFTILTIRFIGDITSYGLIILSALYHLVPPVLNPIIYGVKTQELSDKVGKYTCRR, from the exons ATGGTGACtagtgagctaattcctgagacgGCCACCAGGAGGCACCCGCCGG GTGTATTGAGCATTTCTAAGGTCGATCTACACATTGATGACATCATGGCAGCTTTGAACTTCACCCAGTCTGACCCGTCAACATTCATCCTAATGGGTATCCCTGGCATGGAAGATGTCCacatctggatttccatcccttaCTCTACATCCTACATTTTCTGCCTGTTGGGAAATTTCATGGTTCTGTTTGTTGTAAGCAAAGAGGAGACCCTGCAAAAGCCGATGTACCTGCTGATATGCATGCTGGCACTCACAGACATCACCAAGTCTAGTACAATCGTGCCAAAGGCTctgtgtatattttggttcaatCTGAAAGGCATTACTATGGgtggctgcctcacccagattTTCTTCATTCACTCAGTTAATTTTGTGCAGTCTGGTGTTCTCATGCTAATGGCCATTGATCGCTATGTTGCCATATGTAATCCTTTGAGATACCCTACCATCCTCACCAATGCACGAGTAGTTACGCTAGGGCTTGCTTGTTTGGTAAGAGCTTTACTTTTCATGGTGCCCCTGCCCCTGACACTGAGCAGGTTGCCATTCTGTGATAACCGCATTATCCCCCAAATACAATGCGAGCACATGCTTTTGGCAATGATATCATGTGGAGATATCTCATTCAACAGGACATACAGCTTCGTGATACCATTTTTACTCATGGGGTCAGATCTGATGCTCATTGTCCTGTCCTATGGTCTCATCATTAGGGCCATCCTCAGAATCTCCTCCAAAAGAGCCCACCAGAAAGCCCTCAATACCTGCACAATCCACATTTGCGTACTGGTGACATTTTATACTCCCGTTCTCTTCACCATCCTGACAATCCGGTTCATTGGAGACATCACTTCCTATGGTCTCATCATCTTGTCCGCCCTCTATCACCTTGTTCCTCCTGTGCTCAACCCCATCATTTATGGGGTCAAAACCCAAGAGCTGAGTGATAAAGTGGGCAAATACACTTGCAGAAGGTGA
- the LOC115648067 gene encoding olfactory receptor 52E2-like, whose amino-acid sequence MADFNLSDSDFSSFILMGIPGLEVAHIWISIPFSTFYIIGLLGNFMVLFVVGKEQTLHKPMYLLLCMLALTEIGASTSIVPKALCIFWFNLKGITLGGCLTQMFFLHAGSVTHSAILVTMAFDRYVAICNPLRYATIFTNERIAILGLVCLTRAILFVLPLPLLLSRQPFCANRIIPHTYCDHMAVAKMSCGDITVNRMYGLVIVFIVLGFDLTLIALSYGLIIRAVLRIPSRKAHQKALNTCTAHICVMLMAYPIFLFSTLTYRFGQGIAPYVHIILANLYYLLLPMLNPIVYGVKTKELRDKMRKYICGMSSTGASDSEPL is encoded by the coding sequence ATGGCAGATTTCAATCTCAGTGATTCTGACTTTTCATCATTCATCCTAATGGGAATCCCCGGCCTGGAAGTTGCTCacatctggatttccatccctttctctacGTTCTACATTATCGGCCTGTTGGGAAATTTCATGGTTCTGTTTGTTGTAGGCAAAGAGCAGACCCTACATAAACCAATGTACCTGCTGCTTTGCATGCTGGCGCTCACAGAAATTGGTGCATCTACTTCCATTGTGCCAAAGGCACTttgtatattttggttcaatttgaaaGGAATTACTTTAGgtggctgcctcacccagatgttcttccttcACGCAGGTTCTGTGACACATTCAGCCATCCTCGTGACAATGGCCTTTGATCGCTATGTTGCCATATGTAACCCTCTGAGATATGCCACCATCTTCACAAATGAACGAATAGCTATTCTAGGGCTAGTATGTTTGACAAGAGCTATTCTCTTCGTtctgcccctgcctctgctcctgagcaggcagccattctgtgccaaccGCATTATCCCCCATACGTACTGCGACCACATGGCTGTGGCAAAGATGTCATGTGGGGACATCACAGTGAACAGGATGTACGGCTTGGTGATAGTATTTATAGTCCTCGGGTTTGACCTGACACTCATTGCCCTGTCCTATGGTCTGATAATCAGGGCTGTCCTCAGAATACCCTCCAGGAAAGCCCATCAGAAAGCCCTCAACACATGCACAGcccacatctgtgtgatgctGATGGCTTATCCTATCTTCCTTTTCTCCACTCTGACATACCGATTTGGTCAGGGTATTGCTCCCTACGTACACATCATCTTGGCCAATCTGTATTACCTCCTCCTTCCCATGCTCAACCCTATTGTTTATGGTGTCAAAACCAAAGAGCTTCGTGACAAAATGCGCAAATACATCTGTGGAATGTCATCAACTGGGGCCAGTGACTCTGAACCTCTCTGA